From a single Novipirellula caenicola genomic region:
- a CDS encoding DUF1553 domain-containing protein, whose protein sequence is MNFKLTFRILAASTLIALGLVATRIVTADESPTLVSTSKTPALPDQVTFNAHIRPIMSNTCFACHGPDEQENPSGYRLDSFAAATSGLPSDDEAVGIKPGDPMHSEAFLRIIDEGNGEQMPPAEFRHRLTDYDKALFRRWIEQGAQYEQHWSYAPIVRPHVPTLNTFADKVHNPIDAFVLARLEAEGISPSGVADKRTVLRRLSLDLIGLPPTPAELQSFLDDPSADAYARQVERLLSSKHFGERMASFWLDLVRFADTVGFHGDQNQRVAPYRDYVIDAFNSNKPFDVFTREQLAGDLLDNPTPQQLAATGLLRLNMVTREGGAQPEEYLAKSKADRVRMMGTAFLGSTLACCECHNHKYDPFSAKDFYSIGAFFDDIRQWGVYADYGYTPNPELRGFNNDFPFPPEIRIESEAARNEIKFLQSERDRDLYSELADSVLPDPEFAKWTQSLATTLQSNPSGWIVADVVDAVASGTTKPTLKDDGSVLMTGPANKSEQITLDTKLDDTVLVNSIRVEVLPDETHGNRVGRSDEGRFSLSVSVDLQRGGNEPPQPTAVTPRFVRIELPGKNKILSLAEVQVFTKDAEGKLRNIAVAGKARHSSNYKSGDASLAIDGNTDGHYYNAQSVTHTNPGNDPWWELDLGAANKVEKIVIWNRTDSAQYAKRLTRYQVKLLSSDRNELLSFSPATPNPWVEIAVPNEIVADTREAIKIAWGEADRKNPKRYTGGDEPLVLEDVWRSGPAAWQLPANETEYPHTAVYHFANPVWVTPNDRLRMTLHSGDVGRVRISVTPVPHSIAGWDAATPELKSAIETPATKRSEQQNAQLVSAFHRATVPYSQQRPSSHFYRDQILELHSAMAMSVVVQAVPEDRLPESRVLPRGNWQDKTGEQAPPATPHFLPQLEIESERRLTRLDLANWVTSPENPLTSRHVVNRTWKQFFGTGLSSKLDDLGSQGEWPSHPLLLDWMAAEFIDSGWDVKHLVRLIVNSRTYQQTAAQRPDLTERDPYNRLLASQSPRRLEAEVIRDNALAIAGLLVTDFIGGSSVYPYQPAGHYSNLQFPNRTYHASRDSRQYRRGVYMHWQRTFLHPMLVNFDAPSRDECTADRAQSNSPQQALTLLNDPSFAEASHVMADRLIADHEEGEFDDWLSAAFVRSLSRLPSDDERAALRGLYDRQLAYYRSNAQEATKYLEVGRKSPQQSQAEPSQIAALGQVCRVILNLHETISRF, encoded by the coding sequence ATGAATTTCAAACTGACCTTCCGCATCCTTGCCGCATCGACGCTGATCGCTCTCGGGCTGGTGGCCACGCGTATCGTCACCGCAGACGAATCGCCAACCTTGGTCAGCACGTCCAAAACGCCGGCACTTCCCGACCAAGTGACGTTCAACGCTCATATCCGTCCGATCATGTCCAACACCTGCTTTGCCTGTCACGGACCGGACGAGCAAGAAAACCCCAGCGGGTATCGGCTCGATTCCTTCGCCGCTGCGACAAGCGGGTTGCCGTCGGATGACGAAGCCGTCGGGATCAAACCCGGCGATCCGATGCATAGCGAAGCGTTTCTGCGGATCATCGACGAAGGCAACGGCGAACAAATGCCGCCCGCCGAATTCCGCCATCGCTTGACCGATTACGACAAAGCATTGTTTCGCAGGTGGATCGAACAAGGAGCCCAGTACGAACAGCATTGGTCATACGCTCCGATCGTTCGCCCCCACGTCCCCACGCTCAACACGTTCGCGGACAAAGTACACAACCCAATCGACGCCTTCGTGCTGGCTCGACTCGAAGCCGAAGGGATCTCGCCCAGTGGCGTTGCCGACAAACGCACAGTGCTGCGCCGCCTAAGTCTGGATCTGATCGGTTTGCCACCGACGCCAGCGGAACTGCAATCGTTTTTGGATGATCCATCCGCCGATGCCTACGCGCGGCAGGTCGAACGATTGTTGTCGTCAAAACATTTTGGCGAACGAATGGCCAGCTTCTGGTTGGACCTCGTCCGTTTTGCGGATACCGTCGGTTTCCACGGAGACCAAAATCAACGCGTCGCTCCCTATCGCGACTATGTCATCGATGCGTTTAACTCCAACAAACCGTTTGATGTTTTCACACGAGAGCAACTCGCCGGTGACTTGCTCGACAATCCGACGCCACAACAATTGGCCGCCACCGGTTTGTTGCGACTGAACATGGTCACTCGCGAAGGCGGCGCTCAACCCGAAGAGTACCTGGCCAAATCCAAGGCCGATCGCGTACGGATGATGGGCACCGCGTTCCTCGGCAGCACGCTGGCGTGTTGCGAATGCCACAACCACAAATACGATCCTTTCTCGGCGAAAGACTTCTATTCGATCGGCGCGTTCTTTGACGACATCCGGCAATGGGGCGTTTACGCCGACTACGGATACACTCCGAATCCAGAGCTGCGTGGCTTTAACAACGACTTTCCCTTTCCGCCGGAAATCCGCATCGAAAGTGAAGCGGCACGAAACGAAATCAAATTCCTGCAATCTGAACGTGACCGCGATCTCTATTCCGAACTCGCGGATTCAGTATTGCCAGATCCGGAATTCGCAAAATGGACGCAGTCGCTCGCGACAACGTTACAGTCCAATCCGTCCGGCTGGATCGTGGCCGACGTGGTCGATGCCGTCGCCAGTGGCACGACCAAGCCGACGCTGAAAGACGATGGATCGGTTTTAATGACAGGACCGGCCAACAAGTCCGAGCAGATCACGCTGGACACCAAACTTGACGATACCGTGCTGGTCAATTCGATTCGTGTCGAGGTATTGCCCGACGAAACGCACGGCAACCGCGTCGGACGCAGTGACGAAGGACGCTTTTCCTTGAGCGTTTCGGTCGACCTCCAACGTGGCGGCAACGAACCACCCCAACCGACCGCGGTTACACCTCGCTTCGTGCGAATCGAGTTGCCGGGCAAGAACAAGATCTTGTCGTTAGCCGAAGTCCAAGTGTTCACGAAGGACGCCGAAGGGAAACTGCGAAACATCGCCGTCGCGGGTAAAGCTCGCCATTCGTCGAATTACAAATCGGGCGACGCGTCGCTTGCGATCGACGGTAACACCGATGGTCATTACTACAACGCTCAATCGGTCACCCACACCAACCCTGGTAACGATCCGTGGTGGGAACTAGATCTGGGTGCAGCGAACAAGGTCGAAAAAATCGTCATATGGAACCGTACCGACTCGGCCCAATACGCAAAACGTTTAACGCGTTACCAAGTTAAATTGCTGTCCAGCGACCGCAACGAATTGTTGTCGTTTTCTCCGGCAACGCCTAATCCGTGGGTGGAAATCGCGGTTCCAAACGAAATCGTCGCGGACACCCGCGAAGCGATCAAAATCGCCTGGGGCGAAGCGGATCGCAAGAATCCAAAACGCTACACCGGTGGCGACGAACCACTTGTGTTGGAGGACGTTTGGCGAAGCGGCCCGGCAGCGTGGCAATTACCTGCGAACGAGACCGAGTACCCGCACACCGCCGTTTACCATTTCGCCAACCCCGTCTGGGTCACGCCGAATGATCGTTTGAGAATGACGCTTCACAGTGGTGATGTCGGACGCGTTCGCATCTCTGTCACCCCCGTGCCACACTCCATTGCTGGCTGGGACGCCGCGACGCCCGAATTGAAATCGGCGATCGAGACACCGGCGACGAAGCGTAGCGAGCAACAAAACGCACAACTCGTCAGTGCATTCCATCGTGCCACGGTGCCCTATTCACAACAGCGACCGAGCAGCCATTTTTATCGCGACCAGATCCTAGAACTGCATTCGGCGATGGCAATGTCGGTGGTAGTTCAAGCGGTGCCGGAGGACCGGTTGCCCGAAAGTCGCGTGCTGCCTCGAGGGAATTGGCAAGACAAAACGGGCGAGCAGGCACCGCCTGCGACACCCCACTTTTTGCCGCAATTGGAAATTGAAAGCGAGCGCCGGTTAACTCGACTCGACCTAGCCAACTGGGTCACCTCGCCCGAAAATCCGCTCACCTCGCGGCATGTCGTTAACCGAACCTGGAAACAATTCTTCGGCACCGGATTGTCAAGCAAGCTGGACGATCTCGGAAGTCAGGGAGAATGGCCGAGTCATCCGTTGCTGTTGGATTGGATGGCAGCGGAGTTTATCGACAGCGGCTGGGACGTCAAACATTTAGTCCGCTTGATCGTCAACAGTCGCACCTACCAGCAAACGGCGGCTCAGCGGCCGGATCTGACCGAGCGTGATCCGTACAACCGGTTGCTCGCGAGTCAATCGCCGCGCCGACTCGAAGCCGAAGTGATTCGCGACAACGCATTGGCGATCGCTGGTTTGTTGGTCACCGACTTTATTGGCGGATCAAGCGTCTATCCCTACCAGCCGGCTGGGCACTATTCGAACTTACAGTTTCCCAACCGGACCTACCACGCCAGCCGCGATTCGCGGCAATACCGACGCGGCGTGTACATGCATTGGCAGCGAACCTTCCTGCATCCGATGCTGGTCAATTTTGACGCGCCGTCGCGAGACGAATGCACAGCGGACCGAGCGCAATCCAACAGTCCGCAACAAGCGTTGACGTTGTTGAACGATCCGTCGTTCGCCGAAGCCTCACACGTGATGGCGGATCGACTGATCGCCGATCACGAAGAGGGCGAGTTTGACGATTGGCTCAGCGCAGCCTTTGTCCGCAGCTTGTCGCGGCTGCCCAGTGACGATGAACGAGCGGCACTGCGTGGATTGTACGACCGGCAACTCGCGTACTATCGGTCTAACGCACAGGAGGCAACGAAGTATCTCGAGGTAGGCCGTAAATCGCCACAGCAATCCCAAGCCGAGCCAAGTCAAATTGCGGCGTTGGGGCAAGTCTGTCGCGTGATTTTGAACCTGCACGAAACGATCTCTCGTTTCTAG
- a CDS encoding MoxR family ATPase, whose protein sequence is MTTPSTRSDTSPAAAAAVGELAKRIIGNVELAIVGKRKQCVLSLVAWLSGGHILLEDVPGVAKTMLARALARSVGCNFKRVQCTPDLLPSDVTGTSIFNQKTAEFEFRPGPVFTQILLADEINRATPRTQASLLEAMAESCVTVDGRTHPLKPPFLVIATQNPVDHEGTFPLPEAQLDRFMMRFSLGYPSMDEEFRMLELLQGAHPVDGLTAVAAAEELVQAQQEIKKIHVDPRVRQYLLQIVHQTRLHEDLALGGSPRATIALFRCSQAMAAIRGRAFVLPDDVKRIVAPVMNHRLIVRPESRLRKVTAEKIVEEILGEIAVPTIEAA, encoded by the coding sequence GTGACGACTCCATCGACCCGCTCGGATACGTCGCCTGCCGCGGCGGCAGCGGTGGGCGAACTGGCTAAACGGATCATCGGCAACGTCGAGCTGGCGATTGTGGGCAAACGCAAACAATGTGTGTTGTCGCTGGTGGCTTGGCTCAGCGGAGGCCATATTCTGTTAGAGGACGTGCCGGGGGTCGCCAAAACCATGCTGGCTCGGGCCTTGGCACGCAGCGTGGGCTGCAATTTCAAGCGGGTCCAGTGTACACCCGACCTGCTGCCATCGGACGTCACCGGCACTTCGATCTTTAACCAGAAGACGGCCGAGTTCGAGTTTCGCCCTGGCCCCGTTTTCACTCAGATTCTGTTGGCGGACGAAATCAACCGGGCGACACCTCGAACGCAAGCGTCGCTGTTGGAAGCGATGGCGGAATCGTGTGTGACGGTGGACGGGCGGACGCATCCGCTGAAGCCGCCGTTCTTGGTCATCGCGACTCAGAACCCCGTCGATCACGAGGGGACCTTTCCGCTGCCCGAAGCGCAGCTAGACCGATTCATGATGCGATTCTCGCTCGGCTACCCTTCGATGGACGAAGAGTTTCGAATGTTAGAGTTGCTGCAAGGGGCGCATCCGGTGGACGGATTGACCGCGGTAGCGGCGGCCGAAGAGTTGGTGCAGGCACAACAGGAGATCAAGAAGATCCATGTGGATCCTCGCGTCCGGCAATACCTGCTGCAGATCGTGCATCAAACACGATTGCACGAGGATTTGGCGCTTGGCGGCAGTCCTCGCGCGACGATCGCGTTGTTCCGTTGTTCGCAAGCGATGGCAGCGATCCGCGGCCGTGCGTTTGTGTTGCCGGATGATGTGAAACGTATCGTCGCACCGGTGATGAATCACCGCTTGATCGTGCGGCCCGAAAGTCGGTTACGGAAAGTAACGGCGGAAAAAATCGTCGAAGAGATCCTCGGCGAAATCGCCGTACCCACGATCGAAGCGGCATGA
- a CDS encoding response regulator, with protein MMIVPNLLVTDDDSAFRRVVCEGLTRRGFQVSEASDGDEALQVIRTRRVHLALLDVHMPRVTGLDLLRQLVDTPDRPACVLMSAELDEQIRREAESMQAYQVLSKPIRLNQLCDVVVGALIDIYGWTPSKPR; from the coding sequence ATGATGATTGTGCCCAACCTGCTCGTAACCGATGACGACTCGGCATTCCGACGTGTCGTTTGTGAGGGGCTCACGCGCCGCGGATTCCAAGTCAGCGAAGCGAGTGACGGCGACGAAGCCCTGCAGGTGATCCGCACACGACGCGTCCATTTGGCCCTATTGGACGTGCACATGCCTCGCGTGACCGGGCTCGATTTATTGCGTCAGCTGGTCGACACCCCCGACCGCCCGGCTTGCGTGTTGATGTCGGCCGAATTGGACGAGCAGATCCGCCGCGAAGCCGAATCGATGCAAGCCTATCAAGTGCTCAGCAAGCCAATTCGGCTAAACCAGTTATGCGACGTCGTCGTCGGAGCCCTGATCGACATCTACGGCTGGACCCCCAGCAAACCCCGCTAA
- a CDS encoding DUF1501 domain-containing protein, protein MTSSHPSAQRLKSQYATDVARRTFLTRSFAGIGGLALASLTGSAASGVSPTANSPQGDAPWPALAGLPHFAPKAKRIVHLCMAGGPSHVESLDPKPELDRIDGQPFPSSFTQGQQLAQLQGSELKARKSFVKFKKWGESGLEMSELFPHTGAMADELCVIRSMTTEQINHDTAHAFMNTGSIIKGRPCMGSWLLYGLGAETENLPGYVVMTSSGPGAQPVSARQWSAGILPSRYQGIAFQASGSPVHYIGNPDGVCQSTQRQVIDEVQRLNGMLAERYLDPEIDTRISQYEMAFKMQTAVPELTDMSTETQDTLDAYGVKRPGDGSYASNCLLARRLLERGVRFVQLYHRGWDHHSNLEKNFPISARDTDRPTAALLADLKRSGLLEDTLVLWGGEFGRTPMAQGSGRDHHINAFSVWMAGGGVKPGMTYGATDELGYNSVDNIVTVHDLHATLLHLFGVEHERLTARFQGLDLRLTGVEPSRVVKDILV, encoded by the coding sequence ATGACCTCATCGCATCCGTCGGCGCAGCGTTTGAAATCGCAATATGCGACCGACGTCGCTCGCCGCACCTTCTTGACCCGATCGTTTGCCGGCATCGGGGGACTCGCCCTGGCCTCATTGACAGGTTCGGCCGCCTCAGGCGTCTCCCCCACGGCAAACTCACCCCAGGGCGACGCTCCTTGGCCCGCACTCGCTGGGCTGCCGCATTTTGCCCCCAAGGCCAAACGGATCGTTCACCTTTGTATGGCGGGCGGCCCGTCACACGTCGAATCGCTCGATCCGAAACCGGAACTCGATCGCATCGACGGACAACCGTTTCCCAGTTCGTTCACGCAAGGACAACAGCTTGCCCAATTGCAGGGTTCTGAACTGAAAGCACGAAAGTCGTTCGTCAAGTTCAAGAAGTGGGGCGAGTCTGGATTGGAGATGTCCGAGCTGTTTCCGCACACCGGCGCGATGGCGGACGAGCTGTGTGTGATTCGCAGCATGACGACCGAGCAAATCAATCACGACACGGCTCACGCGTTCATGAACACCGGCTCGATCATCAAGGGGCGCCCCTGCATGGGATCGTGGTTGCTTTACGGATTGGGCGCCGAAACTGAAAACCTGCCCGGCTACGTCGTGATGACATCATCCGGGCCAGGGGCCCAGCCCGTTTCGGCGCGGCAATGGAGCGCCGGCATCTTACCGAGCCGCTACCAAGGCATCGCGTTTCAAGCCAGCGGTTCGCCCGTGCACTACATCGGCAACCCCGACGGCGTTTGCCAATCGACTCAGCGGCAAGTGATTGACGAGGTGCAGCGGCTCAATGGCATGTTGGCCGAACGTTACCTCGATCCCGAAATCGATACGCGTATCTCGCAGTACGAGATGGCGTTCAAGATGCAGACCGCCGTGCCGGAGCTGACCGACATGTCGACCGAAACACAAGACACGCTTGATGCCTATGGTGTCAAACGGCCTGGCGACGGTTCCTACGCATCCAATTGCCTGCTGGCCCGCCGACTGCTCGAACGAGGTGTTCGCTTCGTTCAACTCTATCACCGCGGTTGGGATCACCACAGCAATTTGGAAAAGAACTTTCCGATCTCCGCTCGAGACACCGACCGTCCCACCGCCGCACTGTTGGCGGATCTGAAACGCAGCGGACTACTCGAAGACACATTGGTGCTGTGGGGCGGCGAATTTGGCCGCACACCGATGGCTCAAGGCAGCGGACGCGATCACCACATCAACGCCTTTAGCGTATGGATGGCTGGCGGCGGAGTGAAACCTGGCATGACTTACGGAGCGACCGATGAACTCGGCTACAACTCAGTCGACAACATCGTCACCGTCCATGACTTGCACGCCACCCTGTTGCATCTGTTTGGCGTCGAGCACGAACGCTTGACTGCACGCTTTCAAGGCCTCGACCTGCGATTGACCGGGGTCGAACCGAGTCGCGTGGTCAAAGATATCCTCGTGTAA